GGATATGGGGGCTCCTTTGGGGGTCTGGGTTCCTGTGGAGGGTACCGGGGCCTGTATGGCTCTGGCAGATTCTTTGGCTCTGGCTACTGCAGCCCCTACTCCTCCTGGTACGGCCGCTACGGCCGTGGCTTCTGGGGGTCCTGCTAAACCCTCCAGAAATATCCCTGAGTAAGGAATAACCGGCAATGGAGAGATACAATCCTGGCCCCAGAGGAGATGTTGTGACCAGCCCACTTTGGTGGAGCTAGAAGCACTCAACTCCTTGATTAATTCACCTGCTGCTTGTCAtcttctgggcttttttttttccatctctgtgtgtgtgtaatatgtgggataaaaaaatattttatattcttctgAAATGCAACTTCACCGTCCAGCTGGAGAAGAGCAACCATGGAAGGAGTTGCCTGTGACCAGATATTCTTCATATTCTGCGATGCTTTTCTGtgaatgctttttttctcattaaaatgattctgttctgcaaaaaaaatcagtgaagttttagttttaatttctctggCTGTGGGCTAGCAACACTTCTCTCTGTACAGTGGGGGAAAATTCATATCCTTACCATTGGCTGAGGTTCAGACTTCCAAACCACCTGGAAACTCCCAGCTGGGAGTGAAGCTAGCCACTGTTCCTTGATCCAGAATTTGGGAGCAGGAATCCTCCCTCCCCAGCTATCCTGGGccacataaataaaacattacaGAGTGAATTGAAAGGACCCTGAAGATCTTCTCCTTCCACCCCCCACCATGGTCAGGGATACCTCCCATGAGACCAGGcattggggcagggatggggcaaccagAAATTCCCTGGAAAACCCGTGCCAGGGCCTATCCACCCTCACAAGGAAAGATTTCGACCTAAATTTGGCTTCTGTCAGTTTGAATCcgttctcccttgtcctgtcactctaGGTCCCAaggaaaagtctctctccagcttccctgtagATCCTGGAAGGTGGAATCTCACCACAgcagagaagaaggaggaatTTGCTCACAGGTTTGTTCTTAATTTTTCCAGGAACCATTTTCCCAGGAACCATTGTCCCAGGAACCATTTTCCCAGGTCCTGTCTgctccagcttttcctgctggtgTGAATGAATCCTTCAAGGAGCTGTTTTTCTGTCAGAATCCATCCAACACTTTACATTTCATGATTACACAGAAAGATTTCATATTTCAAAGTTCCACTCTGTGGCCCAGAACACTTTATTTAAAGATTTGACAGGAAATTGATTTAACTTGCCACCGAGGCTATTCCTAAGGTCAGAGTTTAAACATTTGGCTGAGGAAATATTTGAGTCAGAACCTGAAGCCCAAAGAGATGAAAGAATTACCTGGAAGAAATTCATACACAAATCAAATCTTCCCTGTTTTCTTGGGCAGGATGTTCACCTCCATAATTTAGGGACAGGTTGGATGAAGCTCTGAGCATCCTGGACCAGCGagatgtgtccctgcccatgtcaggcgtggaatgagatgagctttaagacCCCCCCCAACCCAAAGCACTCCATGATTCCAGGGTATTTTAACGGTGTTACTGGCACCTGCACAGGTGAGGCTTCTCCAAAGGCAAATAACAAAGGtgaaaacaggagaaaagaaCACCAGAACATGGCAACTTTGATGCAACAAACTTTTAATGAACAGCAAGCAAAGCAATGCATTTGCAGAGTCTTCAAGAAGCAAGAAACTCTTCTCCATCCAGAGGCACATTCACACGTGATTGATTCGGGTTCTCTTCCAAATCCCAGCTGTTGATGTGAAAAAACAGCGCCCACTTCGAGCCTTTTTGTTCCGTATTTACCCCAGGCAACACAAAAATGGGAGCAGGAGAAGCTGTATGGCAGAAGCTGAAAGAGGAGCAATTCAAAAGGGGCTGAGCAGGTGCAGATCCGTGGCCTTGGGATGGGGCAGCGGTGGTTCCGCGCTCCTGGGCTGCGAAACCATCACGTTCCGTCTGTTGGCAAGACCTGACCTGGGATTTTTCCCTCGGGTTTAGCAGGGGCCACAGCTGCCGCGGCCGGAGCGGCTGGAGCGGAAAGACCAAGGGCTGCAGTAGCCAGAGCCAAAGAATCTGCCAGAGCCATACAGGCCCCGGAACCCCCCACaggaccccagacccccaaagGAGCCCAGACCCCCATAGCCCAGGGAGGAACCCCCATATCCATAGAGACCCCCATAACCCCCATAGCCAAATCCCCCATATCCGCCAGATCCAAATCCCCCGTAGCCCAGGGACCCATAGCCCCCGTAGCCCAGGGAGGCCCCAGAGGCTGCAAGGACGGGAGCTCCAGCCGATCCCACCACGGAAtcctgcgggaaggagctgaggatggggccGGGGAAGGTGACCACCACGGCGGGAGGCTGGATCACGGTGGTGGAGTCGGGGCACTGGCGGACACACGGCTCGTTCCCGCTGtcagccaggggctggggccGCAGGACGCCGGAGCCAGCGGTGGAGCACAGGTCGTAGCAGGACATCTTGCAGGGATTGGAGGTTAATCTGTAGAAGGtgttaatttatattaattttaatggaaaagcaAATTTGAAGCTGTGCTGAAGCAGTCCATAACAAATCTGGGAAGTATTTCCTATTCCTATTTTTCCTATCCCTGTGATCTCCAGGCTACTCTTGACTTCATCCCAACACAGCCTGTGCTCTTCAGTTGTATCTTTGAATTTCCAGGTCGGATAATTTATTCAGTATTAAATTACTCTTAGCTGATGACTTCTAGTCAGATTTTATCTTTCCTGCTACAAGCTCAGCAAAACTCTGCCAAATGTAGCCACATATGCAGGTTATTCTTTGTCTCCTGAAATACAGACAAGGAATCTTTTGTAATTGTGATAAAATAATACAAGTTTGGGGTTCAATGCCACTCAATGAACCTCTCTCCTACAAGACTTAGAGATGAATGAGAAATTAAACACCAAATATCCtacagaggagcagcagcagcctgaccACAACCAGATTTCTTGACAGGAAGCTCAGTTTCGAGAAGTTTGAGAGAAAAGTGACTTACCTGGTTCACGGAGGCAGAACAGGTGAGAGAAGTGGATGGATGCACCTGAAGCAGACACCTTTTATAGAACTCCCTGCTTGCCCAGAGGGCGCAGGGCACCTGATGCGCCAGTTCATAATTAGGTCCCAACCCCAAATTGAAGGACACATAATTCCTCAAAGTGCTGAAATTGTCTTTGCTTATTGCTGGTGCACTTCAAACCTACACACATTCCACCCCAGACCTCTATTGTCTCCGGGCATTACGTggggaattattttttatgatcCCATTGCTTTCCTTAGCGTTAGGGGAGGAAATGAAGCTGACTTGATTTATTTACGAGTCCTTCATAATTGGGATGAATGGAGGACACTCATGGTTCTTCCCAGGTAAAGGTCCTTGAGTGTGATCAACAGGAGATGTGGAGCCAATGGAGTTTCTTTTAGGAACTCGAACGAGGACTGGGGACAAAcaacaaagggaaaaacattGGTTCTGCAGGCTCAGCATTTCTCCCTCCACCTACTCAAGGCAAAGCAAACACAATCAGCAGGGGCATTTTTGAATGGACTTTATACCATAAAATGTTCTTGTGGACTggtttaggttgaaaaagaccttaaagatcatccagcgGCACcccctgacatgggcagggataccttccacagaccaggctgctccaagtcttGTCCATCCTGgtcttgagcacttccagggatggggaatccatGGAatcacctgtgccagggcctcccccaccctcacagggaacgattccttcccaatatcccatctaaacctccTCTCTCTCAGGTTTAATCCACCCCCTCTTTTCCTGCCAATTCATCCCTTGGAAGAAGTCTCCATGCTCCTCTTTAAACTCTCTCCTGGTTCTTTTTCAGTCCCTggaaacagagaaatatttcacCTGGCAGCCACAATTCCATGGAAATTGAGTTTTCTGAGTTGTTGCATTGAACTTTCTTTTCCCATGATTTCCCCTCCTATTTTTACATATTACAAACACAAAATTCTGCgttttaaataaaagtgaaaaatagattttattctTGAGGTCAAAGACAGGAAGGTCAAAATTACAAACAAAGAGCTGATTATGGGAAAAACCCAAGTGGCCTCAATTTGCCCATTCTAATGTGATAATCTCTTGTAATTGTGAGGTGTTTACACCCAGGCATGGGTTTTATATAACTCTGACACAGTAGGAAAAAGTCACTAATGGGTGTTCAGAAGGTGCTTGAAAATCCCTTGGAATGTTCTTGtaaaatttgactttttttttttttttttcctcctcatgaTAATGGCTCAGGAAATCCTCCTATGTATCTCCAGATTTGGAAAAGCTCGTAATTCATAAATAATGTGTGGTGTGAAGATAACCACGTGGGTGATTATGATAACGACGATAATGATAGAGTAGCACAATCGTGGTgcaaacagagagagaaacctCAGCAAATCCAACATTTGCTTTTCCCAGCAGATTCCCACCTTGTAATTGCTCTGTGCTGAAAGATGCCGTCAAGGATGGGATTAGCTGCAAGATCCTCTCTAAAAACAAAGGGTTTTTATTTCCACCTCAGCTAAATTTGACATTTTTCCTATATGGAATCATGGAAAGGTTTAAAATGGTTCAAAGACCATCGTGTTTCACCCCCTGCCAcggacagggacactttccactatcccaggttgatCCAAACTGGcattgaacacttccagagatggagcCAGCTCAATAAAACATAAATTCAATTATTAATTCAACATACACTGATTATTTTGAGCTTTCCATTCTAATCCTTAAAATCATAAATATCTCTCCCCTCAGAACTAAACTCAGGTTTAAGCTGTGGTTTAAGGGTCAGAAAAAACACAAGACTTTTCTGAATATCTGTGTCCCCAAAGCATCCTAAGATTTTTATAATTCCTGTAAATGTCTGATCATGATTATAAGACAGGACAAGAATATTTATATGTAAACAACTCAGTACA
This DNA window, taken from Cinclus cinclus chromosome 31, bCinCin1.1, whole genome shotgun sequence, encodes the following:
- the LOC134055217 gene encoding scale keratin-like isoform X2; translated protein: MSCYDLCSTAGSGVLRPQPLADSGNEPCVRQCPDSTTVIQPPAVVVTFPGPILSSFPQDSVVGSAGAPVLAASGASLGYGGYGSLGYGGFGSGGYGGFGYGGYGGLYGYGGSSLGYVGSGYCSPWSFRSSRSGRGSCGPC
- the LOC134055217 gene encoding scale keratin-like isoform X1 — its product is MSCYDLCSTAGSGVLRPQPLADSGNEPCVRQCPDSTTVIQPPAVVVTFPGPILSSFPQDSVVGSAGAPVLAASGASLGYGGYGSLGYGGFGSGGYGGFGYGGYGGLYGYGGSSLGYGGLGSFGGLGSCGGFRGLYGSGRFFGSGYCSPWSFRSSRSGRGSCGPC